One genomic region from Eptesicus fuscus isolate TK198812 chromosome 18, DD_ASM_mEF_20220401, whole genome shotgun sequence encodes:
- the TMEM42 gene encoding transmembrane protein 42: MAGSTLPRGTVARGTMVRATLARGTRAIYPNIPAGLPPHLQAGAMRRRFWGVFNCLCAGAFGSLAAASAKLAFGNKVHVASCVLGIFVMATANSLMWTFFSRGLSFSMSSAIASVTVTFSNILSSAALGFVLYGESQEVLWWGGVFLILCGLILVHRKALPHKQQ; the protein is encoded by the exons ATGGCGGGGAGCACGCTGCCGCGGGGCACCGTGGCGCGGGGCACCATGGTGCGGGCCACGCTGGCGCGGGGCACTAGGGCCATCTACCCCAACATCCCCGCGGGGTTGCCCCCGCACCTCCAGGCCGGGGCGATGCGGCGCCGTTTCTGGGGCGTCTTCAACTGCCTGTGTGCCGGCGCATTCGGGTCCCTGGCCGCCGCCTCCGCCAAGCTGGCCTTCGGCAACAAG gtgcacgtggcctcctGTGTCTTAGGCATCTTCGTGATGGCGACCGCCAACTCTCTGATGTGGACGTTCTTCAGCCgcggcctcagtttctccatgtcTTCAGCCATTGCATCTGTCACGGTGACTTTTTCGAACATCCTCAGCTCG GCCGCCCTGGGCTTTGTGCTGTACGGAGAGAGCCAGGAGGTGCTGTGGTGGGGAGGCGTGTTCCTCATCCTCTGCGGACTCATCCTCGTCCACAGGAAGGCCCTTCCGCACAAGCAGCAGTAG